Proteins from a single region of Coregonus clupeaformis isolate EN_2021a chromosome 35, ASM2061545v1, whole genome shotgun sequence:
- the LOC121550207 gene encoding NACHT, LRR and PYD domains-containing protein 3-like — protein MTPSIKERLLAILEDLGSEELNKFKWHLTIDNLLDGFLHIPKCQLEKSDRQDTVDQMVQKYRENGAVMITLEVLKRMSRNDLAEKLKRDCPTGPSDEVVEKYQQELKLKLKEKFQHVFNGVAKQGDKQLLNEIYTELYITEGGSGGVNNEHEVRQIEMTSKNPARPEAKIICNDILKQSSGKDKPIRTVLTKGVAGIGKTVAVQKFILDWAEGKANQDIQFIISLPFRELNLLRGKKYSLVELLHKCVRETRVIERDFLNHILTKLQKPRNYNESEYKVLFVLDGLDECRLTLDYDNCQSWCDVTEPTSVDVLLTNLINGNLADNLQS, from the exons ATGACCCCATCTATTAAAGAGCGGCTCCTGGCCATTCTGGAGGATCTTGGCTCTGAGGAGCTGAATAAGTTTAAGTGGCATCTAACTATAGATAACCTGCTGGATGGCTTCCTTCACATTCCAAAGTGCCAGCTGGAGAAATctgacagacaggacacagtggATCAGATGGTGCAGAAATACAGGGAAAATGGGGCTGTGATGATCACACTGGAGGTCCTGAAGAGGATGAGCCGTAACGATCTCGCTGAGAAGCTAAAAAGAGACTGTCCAACAG GTCCTTCGGATGAAGTTGTTGAGAAGTACCAACAAGAACTCAAACTGAAACTAAAAGAGAAGTTTCAGCATGTATTCAACGGGGTGGCAAAGCAGGGCGATAAGCAACTTCTCAAtgagatctacacagagctctacatcacagagggaggaagtggaggggtcaataatgaacatgaggtgaGACAGATTGAGATGACATCCAAGAATCCAGCAAGACCAGAGGCTAAAATCATCTGCAATGACATCTTAAAACAATCATCTGGAAAAGACAaacctatcagaactgtgctgacaaagggagtcgctggcattggaaaaacagttgctgtgcagaagttcattctggattGGGCTGAAGGGAAAGCCAATCAGGATATCCAATTCATAATTTCactcccttttcgggagctgaatttgctgagggggaaaaagtacaGTTTAGTGGAACTTCTACATAAATGTGTCAGAGAGACTAGAGTGATTGAGAGGGACTTTTTGAATCACATTTTAACAAAATTGCAAAAACCAAGAAACTACAATGAGAGCGAGTACAAAGTTTTGTTTGTccttgatggtctggatgagtgccgactgacACTCGACTACGACAactgtcagagctggtgtgatgTCACAGAGCCAACCTCCGTGGACgtgctgctgacaaacctcatcaatGGGAATCTAGCTGATAACCTCCAGAGCTAG